A window from Phaenicophaeus curvirostris isolate KB17595 chromosome 13, BPBGC_Pcur_1.0, whole genome shotgun sequence encodes these proteins:
- the POF1B gene encoding protein POF1B isoform X2 has translation MPTKSGTIRRIIIENPDQEPLSPFLRGGSFCPGNNIIYEKTIRKYELLNPSQERQYQFSQQAEPCHAAQPVEQPQVTRQCQQTQTGSPCEVIPVAVSDDCRGNTVRRVTVQTCEPVNCSQENNDQLDCRYFGELLAELNRKSNDLYSCLLQHVEKIGGRSQDIEFSYQTEEIEDLIPKGLSEATKQQIRYLLQMRVTSDKSLRLVLSTFKNLREELCHLQDDLGKLETDNLLLKKDLAFKDSQVKEYENLLASLRENNRQQQQGLRESTARCRCLEEQLLSLRLSEGEKDCQLKELEYCKRALEQEMQSLRLQACSSPTLQTTTDELSSRYVEMINNLREDKDREIRNLRAQLCQFQQDISRREGSNSDLQIRLQELTSMLEEKEAFIKQQQEDLFRLKHEKLSGSQSPGVTTVITKKYRNQYPILGLLSDDYKVTSPVNKSETIVIERTGEIWKQE, from the exons ATGCCTACCAAATCG GGCACTATTCGAAGGATTATTATCGAGAATCCCGACCAG GAGCCGTTATCCCCATTTCTTAGAGGGGGGAGTTTCTGTCCTGGAAATAATATCATCTATGAAAAGACCATAAGAAAATACGAGCTACTGAATCCCTCTCAA GAGCGGCAGTATCAGTTTTCCCAGCAGGCCGAGCCCTGCCATGCCGCCCAGCCCgtggagcagccccaggtcaCTCGCCAGTGCCAGCAGACCCAGACCGGTAGCCCCTGTGAAGTAATTCCAGTAGCTGTGAGTGATGACTGCAGAGGGAACACCGTGAGGAGGGTGACGGTTCAAACCTGTGAACCG GTGAATTGCTCACAGGAAAACAACGACCAGTTGGACTGCCGCTACTTCGGTGAGCTCCTCGCTGAACTGAACCGCAAGAGCAATGACTTGTACAGCTGTTTGCTACAGCACGTGGAGAAGATTGGAGGAAG GAGCCAGGACATTGAATTTTCATATCAG ACTGAAGAAATAGAAGACTTAATTCCTAAAGGACTGTCTGAGGCAACCAAGCAGCAGATTCGTTATCTCCTGCAG aTGAGAGTGACATCAGACAAATCCCTCAGACTTGTGCTTTCCACCTTCAAAAATCTGCGTGAAGAGCTGTGCCATTTGCAGGACGACCTGGGG AAGCTGGAAACTGATAATCTCTTACTGAAGAAGGATTTGGCTTTTAAAGATTCTCAAGTAAAAGAGTACGAAAATCTATTGGCTTCTCTGAGAGAGAATAATCGTCAGCAGCAG CAAGGACTCCGAGAGAGCACTGCAAGGTGTCGCTGTCTGGAAGAACAGCTCCTGTCCCTTCGGCTCAGCGAGGGAGAAAAGGATTGTCAGCTAAAGGAGCTGGAGTACTGCAAGCGGGCACTGGAGCAAGAGATGCAGAGCCTCCGACTGCAG GCCTGCTCTAGCCCAACCCTCCAGACCACCACAGATGAACTCTCCAGCCGTTACGTAGAGATGATCAATAACTTGAGGGAGGATAAAGATCGTGAGATCCGCAATCTGAGG GCTCAGTTATGCCAGTTCCAGCAAGATATATCGAGGAGAGAAGGAAGTAACAGCGATTTGCAAATAAGGTTGCAGGAACTGACATCAATGttggaggagaaagaagctTTTATTAAACAACAGCAAGAG GACCTCTTCAGACTGAAGCATGAGAAGTTATCAGGCAGTCAATCCCCTGGTGTCACAACTGTCATCACCAAGAA GTACAGGAACCAGTATCCTATCCTGGGTCTCCTGTCTGACGACTACAAGGTTACATCACCAGTCAATAAATCGGAGACTATTGTAATCGAGAGGACCGGAGAGATATGGAAACAG
- the POF1B gene encoding protein POF1B isoform X1 translates to MEQKITTCTPPAHAGTIRRIIIENPDQEPLSPFLRGGSFCPGNNIIYEKTIRKYELLNPSQERQYQFSQQAEPCHAAQPVEQPQVTRQCQQTQTGSPCEVIPVAVSDDCRGNTVRRVTVQTCEPVNCSQENNDQLDCRYFGELLAELNRKSNDLYSCLLQHVEKIGGRSQDIEFSYQTEEIEDLIPKGLSEATKQQIRYLLQMRVTSDKSLRLVLSTFKNLREELCHLQDDLGKLETDNLLLKKDLAFKDSQVKEYENLLASLRENNRQQQQGLRESTARCRCLEEQLLSLRLSEGEKDCQLKELEYCKRALEQEMQSLRLQACSSPTLQTTTDELSSRYVEMINNLREDKDREIRNLRAQLCQFQQDISRREGSNSDLQIRLQELTSMLEEKEAFIKQQQEDLFRLKHEKLSGSQSPGVTTVITKKYRNQYPILGLLSDDYKVTSPVNKSETIVIERTGEIWKQE, encoded by the exons ATGGAGCAGAAAATAACCACGTGCACTCCCCCTGCACACGCT GGCACTATTCGAAGGATTATTATCGAGAATCCCGACCAG GAGCCGTTATCCCCATTTCTTAGAGGGGGGAGTTTCTGTCCTGGAAATAATATCATCTATGAAAAGACCATAAGAAAATACGAGCTACTGAATCCCTCTCAA GAGCGGCAGTATCAGTTTTCCCAGCAGGCCGAGCCCTGCCATGCCGCCCAGCCCgtggagcagccccaggtcaCTCGCCAGTGCCAGCAGACCCAGACCGGTAGCCCCTGTGAAGTAATTCCAGTAGCTGTGAGTGATGACTGCAGAGGGAACACCGTGAGGAGGGTGACGGTTCAAACCTGTGAACCG GTGAATTGCTCACAGGAAAACAACGACCAGTTGGACTGCCGCTACTTCGGTGAGCTCCTCGCTGAACTGAACCGCAAGAGCAATGACTTGTACAGCTGTTTGCTACAGCACGTGGAGAAGATTGGAGGAAG GAGCCAGGACATTGAATTTTCATATCAG ACTGAAGAAATAGAAGACTTAATTCCTAAAGGACTGTCTGAGGCAACCAAGCAGCAGATTCGTTATCTCCTGCAG aTGAGAGTGACATCAGACAAATCCCTCAGACTTGTGCTTTCCACCTTCAAAAATCTGCGTGAAGAGCTGTGCCATTTGCAGGACGACCTGGGG AAGCTGGAAACTGATAATCTCTTACTGAAGAAGGATTTGGCTTTTAAAGATTCTCAAGTAAAAGAGTACGAAAATCTATTGGCTTCTCTGAGAGAGAATAATCGTCAGCAGCAG CAAGGACTCCGAGAGAGCACTGCAAGGTGTCGCTGTCTGGAAGAACAGCTCCTGTCCCTTCGGCTCAGCGAGGGAGAAAAGGATTGTCAGCTAAAGGAGCTGGAGTACTGCAAGCGGGCACTGGAGCAAGAGATGCAGAGCCTCCGACTGCAG GCCTGCTCTAGCCCAACCCTCCAGACCACCACAGATGAACTCTCCAGCCGTTACGTAGAGATGATCAATAACTTGAGGGAGGATAAAGATCGTGAGATCCGCAATCTGAGG GCTCAGTTATGCCAGTTCCAGCAAGATATATCGAGGAGAGAAGGAAGTAACAGCGATTTGCAAATAAGGTTGCAGGAACTGACATCAATGttggaggagaaagaagctTTTATTAAACAACAGCAAGAG GACCTCTTCAGACTGAAGCATGAGAAGTTATCAGGCAGTCAATCCCCTGGTGTCACAACTGTCATCACCAAGAA GTACAGGAACCAGTATCCTATCCTGGGTCTCCTGTCTGACGACTACAAGGTTACATCACCAGTCAATAAATCGGAGACTATTGTAATCGAGAGGACCGGAGAGATATGGAAACAG